A stretch of the Deltaproteobacteria bacterium genome encodes the following:
- a CDS encoding acyl-CoA dehydrogenase, with protein sequence MDFALTPEQEALRELARRILADHVTPERLALVEAEPDWFDRAAWEALAGARLLGTAIPEEFGGSGLGFLDLCLVLEEVGRAVAPVPAWPTLVLGALPLARFGTRAQRAAFLPGVASGEVVLGAALVEPDADDPREPATAARRDGARWRLDGTKTCVPAAHLAARVLVPARTAAGEPGLFLVDPRGAGVRVERQTATNREPLGHLALAGADAEELPGGAAALAWLVEHATVGLCAMQVGVTDRALRMTAEYTTGREQFGRPIASFQAVQQRAADAYIDAEAIRLTTWQAAWRLCADRAATTEVAIAKFWASEAAHRVVYAAQHLHGGIGVDVDYPLHRYYLWSKQIELTLGSGTRQLARLGADLAR encoded by the coding sequence ATGGACTTCGCGCTCACGCCCGAGCAGGAGGCGCTCCGCGAGCTGGCCCGCCGCATCCTCGCGGATCACGTGACGCCGGAGCGCCTCGCGCTGGTCGAGGCCGAGCCGGACTGGTTCGACCGCGCGGCGTGGGAGGCGCTCGCCGGCGCGCGCCTCCTCGGGACGGCGATCCCGGAAGAGTTCGGCGGCAGCGGCCTCGGCTTCCTCGACCTCTGCCTCGTGCTCGAGGAGGTCGGGCGCGCCGTGGCGCCGGTCCCCGCATGGCCGACGCTCGTGCTGGGCGCGCTGCCGCTCGCGCGCTTCGGCACGCGCGCGCAGCGCGCCGCGTTCCTCCCCGGCGTCGCGTCGGGCGAGGTCGTGCTCGGCGCCGCGCTCGTGGAGCCCGACGCGGACGATCCCCGCGAGCCCGCCACGGCCGCGCGCCGCGACGGCGCGCGCTGGCGCCTCGACGGCACGAAGACCTGCGTGCCGGCGGCCCACCTGGCGGCGCGCGTCCTCGTGCCGGCACGCACCGCCGCGGGCGAGCCGGGGCTCTTCCTCGTCGATCCCCGCGGCGCCGGCGTCCGGGTCGAGCGCCAGACGGCGACCAACCGCGAGCCGCTCGGTCATCTCGCCCTCGCCGGCGCGGACGCCGAGGAGCTGCCGGGCGGCGCCGCCGCCCTTGCCTGGCTCGTCGAGCACGCGACCGTCGGGCTCTGCGCGATGCAGGTCGGCGTGACGGACCGGGCGCTCCGCATGACGGCCGAGTACACGACGGGCCGAGAGCAGTTCGGCCGGCCGATCGCGTCCTTCCAGGCAGTGCAGCAGCGGGCCGCCGACGCCTACATCGACGCCGAGGCGATCCGGCTGACGACCTGGCAGGCGGCGTGGCGCCTTTGCGCCGATCGCGCCGCGACCACCGAGGTCGCGATCGCGAAGTTCTGGGCCTCGGAGGCCGCGCACCGGGTCGTGTACGCGGCGCAGCACCTGCACGGCGGGATCGGCGTCGACGTCGACTACCCGTTGCACCGCTACTATCTCTGGTCGAAGCAGATCGAGCTGACGCTCGGCTCGGGCACGCGGCAGCTCGCACGCCTGGGGGCGGATCTGGCGCGATGA
- a CDS encoding DUF1189 domain-containing protein: MTDIVLGPVLSLCSLAFYRRVARQRLGRGLAYLVYLSSLYSAAIAIALLAFWLPAADRFVDWLAPNLPEVKLTDHGAVMDAPQPFVLTHPALGTLLVIDTRRETPSADDLRGAPVFVSRTQVVVSEGRAGQRRVYDLVSQTPEARARWEGLVVNGASVRRMYGRLRLLAAPLAFVACLVFFFVWKLLAALAYSLLGLVLNLLRRERLPYASILTLACFAMTAVILLQTLAAFGALGSFR, encoded by the coding sequence ATGACGGACATCGTCCTCGGCCCCGTCCTCAGCCTTTGCAGCCTCGCCTTCTATCGCCGGGTCGCGCGCCAGCGGCTCGGGCGGGGGCTCGCCTACCTCGTCTACCTCTCCTCGCTCTACTCCGCAGCGATCGCGATCGCCCTCCTGGCCTTCTGGCTTCCGGCCGCCGACCGCTTCGTGGACTGGCTCGCGCCGAACCTTCCCGAGGTGAAGCTCACGGACCACGGCGCGGTCATGGACGCCCCGCAGCCGTTCGTGCTCACCCATCCCGCCCTCGGGACGCTGCTCGTCATCGACACGCGGAGGGAAACGCCGAGCGCGGATGACCTGCGTGGAGCCCCAGTGTTCGTCAGCCGGACGCAAGTGGTCGTGAGCGAGGGGCGGGCGGGACAGCGCCGCGTGTACGACCTGGTGTCGCAGACGCCCGAGGCGCGCGCCCGCTGGGAGGGCCTGGTGGTGAACGGAGCGAGCGTCAGGAGGATGTACGGCCGCCTGCGCCTGCTGGCGGCGCCGCTCGCGTTCGTCGCGTGCCTCGTCTTCTTCTTCGTCTGGAAGCTCCTCGCCGCCCTCGCGTACAGCCTCCTCGGCCTGGTGCTGAATCTCCTCCGCCGCGAGCGCCTCCCCTACGCGAGCATACTCACCCTCGCCTGCTTCGCCATGACCGCGGTCATCCTGCTCCAGACCCTGGCCGCGTTCGGGGCGCTCGGCTCCTTCCGC